The stretch of DNA CAAATACAGCCGATATACAGTATGGTAGTTATGTACTAAAAATTACGTCGAGGATTGACCATGAAAAATGATTTAGACCTTCATATGTTGTTGAGAGTATTTGATAAAATAAGAACGAAAGGCGACGCAATTGATCAGGGCCATCAATTAGAAGGCATAAAAGCAGTTTCTGATTTTGATGGATACACGGTAGTTTTAAGCGATGTACAGTGTAACTTAACCTTGTTTTTTCATAACAAGTACGAGTTTGATTATCCTACTGCAACCGCCCGTGAACAATTTGAAAAAAGAATTTTGTACATCGATAAGCACTTTTAATCAAAAACTAGGCTCAATCAAAGCTAAGCTTAATATAAGTAAGCTCAATATAAGCTAAGTTCAATATAAGTTATCTTCACATAAAAAGAGGTGCCCAGCCATCGTCGCGAGCCACTCGCAAATGGGCACCTTATTCTACCCGTCACTATTTCTTAGAATAACGTCAAAAATAATTATCTTAAGGTTACGTTAAGGTTGTGTGCCTATATTCAACCATACTTTAGAGATATTCCATCTTAAAATGAAACGGACGGTAAAGCCTTATGACTGGTATTTCCAAATATTTATCAATAAAAATAACGTTTATAACGGCTTTGAGCATTATGGTTCTTAGCACTCTAACAATAGGCGCTGCGTTAGCGAGTCCGACAAACTCCAGCGCATTAGACTCAGCAGAAAGCCAGCGCACCATTCAAAGCAATACTCAAAATAGCACTCAAAAAAGTATTCAAAAAAATTTACAGTCAGGGCAAGCAGAGCAGCAGCTAGACACCATGCTTAGGGAAAATAAAGGTAAGGTTATTTATCTAGATTTCTGGGCGTCTTGGTGCGTTCCATGCCGCAAGTCATTTCCTTGGATGAATAAAGTGCAAGCAGACTATGCCAATCAAAGTTTCACTGTAATTAGCGTAAATGTTGATAAAGACTTTGATTTAGCACAACGCTTCTTGGCTGAAATGCCGGCATCATTTCCTGTTATCTACGATCCAAATGGTGAGCTCGCTAGCAAATATAAATTACAAGGCATGCCAAGTAGCTTTTTGATAAATCGTGACGGCAAATTTGTGCGGGCTCACAAAGGTTTTTTCTCGAAAAAAATAGCCACTTACGAAACAGAAATTGAACAATTACTTGGTGATCAAAACCGTTAAATTAGTTACTACGATACGCCAATACCGGCGAGGAGTTTTTATGAAAAACAAACTGAAGCTCGTTTCAATTGTTACACTTATTAGTCTTACCACAGGCTGTGCTTCGTTAGGGGTGCAACCATGGGAGCGAGATTTGCTGGCGAAAAAAGAGATGTCATTAAATTCAGCGCCCGTTGATGCAGCGCTCGATGATCATATTTATTTTAGTAAAGAAGCTTCTAGCGGTGGCCGCAGTTTTGCGGGGGGAGGTTGCGGATGCAATTAAATAAAAAAAACGCAAGCCAACTATTGGCTATTGCAGCTGGCGCATTGCTTGGTTCAAATGTACAAGCCGCAGATGAGCCGGTTGTTAGTGAGTCAACATGGTCGTTTGATACAGCATTAATGATGTATAGCGAAACTGACCGCGTGTCGGCCGTTGAAGGCATTTTGTCCGCTACCAAAGACTATGGCGACTCCAGACTACTTAACTTAAAGTTAACCGTTGATAGTTTAACCGGCGCGTCGGCTACCGGTGCCGTTGCACAACCTTACGTGCAAAGCTTTACTAGGCCTTCAGGTAAAGGCAATTACGAAGTGCAACCGGGAGAATTACCACTCGATGATACTTTCCGAGATACCCGGGTTCAATTTAACGGTCAGTGGACTCAACCACTAGGCAGCGACTATACCGGCAGTGTCGGCGGTTATTTTTCCAAAGAATACGATTATCTATCTTTGGGCGTAAATGGTAGCTTAGCTAGAGATTTTTATAACAAAAATACCACATTGTCGGCAGGCTTTTCGTTTGCTCACGATGTGTTAAATCCAGTTGGTGGCGTATCAAACCCGTTAACACCAATATTGCCATCGGCGCAAAGCTATATGGAGGATCAGGGCTATCGTTTAAATGCACTAGGCGATGAAGAAACCAAAGACACTATCGATTTATTGTTTGGCCTAACTCAGGTTATTAATCGAAGAATGTTAGTGCAATTAAACTACTCGTATTCTTCGGTAGACGGCTATCAAAATGATCCTTACAAGTTAGTGAGTCAAGTAGATGATAGCGGTATTGTTCAGCAAAATTTATATGAGTCGAGACCCGATCAACGCACGAAACAAAGTTTATTTGCGCAAACCAAGTATCATTTTGAAGACTCAATTTTAGACTTCTCATATCGATACATGTGGGATGATTGGGGCATCAGTTCAAACACGTTTGATGTTCGTTATCGTGTGCCAGTTAGCACCGGCTATATCGAACCGCATATTCGTTATTATCAGCAAGACGCTGCCGATTTTTATCAGCCATTCATCTACGACTCGCAAGCACTACCTGACTACGTGAGCGCGGATTATAGAGTAGGCGATCTAGATGGAATAACGGTTGGGTTAAAATATGGCTTTCCTCTAGAAAACGGTGATGAACTATCATTCCGGTTAGAGTTCTTTCAACAAACACCCAATAACCCAGGTGTAGAATTGCCTCCAGAGTTAGAAAGTCTGCCAATGTTTGAAAAAGTGCAAGCAGTTGTGCTACAAGTAAATTATTCTTTTTAAGTAACAGTTAAGAGTAAATATGAACCAAAGGACACTCAATATTGAACATCGTGCAGACTGTATTGCCGTGTCCTTTTTTTCAATGGCGAGTCCCTGTGAAGTCTTGTTTGACAGTAAAGATGAAGAACTGATTACTCAACTGGCCAAATGGTTAACGCAAGAAACCTGGCGAATAGAGGACAAATACTCTCGTTATCAAACAAATAACGTAATGCATCAAATAAATAATAGTAACGGTCATGTGGTATCTATAGATGCTGAAACGGCACGACTATTAATGTTTGCAGATGCATGTTATCAAGCCAGTGATGGTATGTTTGATGTCACATCGGGTGTGTTACGAAAAGCCTGGAAGTTTGATGGTGGTAAACATATCCCTTCACATGAAGAAGTAGCTAAACTTCTTCATTTGATTGGTTGGCAAAAGGTGCAATTCACACAAAAACAGCTAGCTTTACCCGCTGGAATGGAGTTGGATTTGGGTGGGATAGGCAAGGAATACGCTGTTGATAGTGTTGCACAAGGGCTTATTCAACGGCTCACCGCGCAGCAACAGGAAGTACCGTTTTTAGTTAATTTTGGCGGTGATATATTTGCTTCCAGCCCTAGGTCAAATGGAAAAGCTTGGGTAGTAGCGATAGACTTAAAAGGCTTATCAAATACTGAGCAAAAAATCTTATCCATTGAAAAAGGCGGGTTAGCAACCAGTGGCGATGCGAATAGGTTCCTACTTAAAAATGGTAAACGGTATACTCACATTTTAAACCCTAAGTCTGGTTGGCCCATTGAAAACGCACCTCGTTCAATTACCGTCGCTGCAGCTACCTGTATTCAAGCTGGAATGATGTGTACCATCGCAATGACCTGCGGCGATAAAGCAAAAGAGTTTTTAACAGAGAATGCATTAACCCACTGGATATATACATGAGATTATTATTAGTAGAAGATGATGCTCCATTGGGGAGTGGCTTAAAACAGTCATTTCAACATGAAGGATATGCAGTGGACTGGGTTGAATCGGGTAAACACGCGGTGTTGGCCTTTACAGATTGTGACTTGGTGGTATTGGATTTAGGGCTTCCAGATATGGATGGCTTGCAGGTTTTAAAAGAAATTAGGCGTAAAGACGCTAACAAACCAGTACTTATTTTAACCGCGCGTGATGGCATCGAGAATAAAGTTTCGGGCCTTGATTTAGGCGCCGATGATTACTTAGCTAAACCATTTGAAATGGAGGAGTTACTGGCTCGAGTCCGGGTGCTTGGTCGTCGTCTTAATTCTATGTCGAGTAATACCATTGAGATTGCGGGGGTGGAATTAGATCTTCACGACCATAAGGTAACGGTTGAGTCTAAAGTGATATCGCTGTCTAGGCGCGAATACATGATTGCAAAAGCACTTATGGAAAACGCAGGTCGTATATTGTCAAAATCTCAATTAGAAACAAAACTGTACGAATGGGGCGAAGAAGTTAGTAGCAATACTATTGAAGTGCATATTCATAATATTAGGAAAAAGTTACCCGATGGTTTTATCAATACGGTGAGAGGCGTTGGTTATATTGTGAGACCAAGCTAGATGTCAATTCAACGACAGCTCACGTTATTAATTTTAGCAACGGTCACCTTAGCGACGTTTTTTGCGGGTCTATACGGGTATAAAAGTAGTGCTCAGCAGTTAGATAATTTTTTTGATAAAGAGCTCCAAGCCTACTCGTCTATTTTGTTAACTCAATCTGCATATCAAACAGACTTCATCTCACCGGCAAATCAAACATTACAATTCCAAATATGGCGTGGCGACCGATTAATTGCAAAAAGTGCAAATGCTCCTAAACAACGTTTATCCAATTCGACTAGGGGGTTTGATGATGTCAGCGTCGCAGGAAAAAGATGGCGTATTTATGTAGATTCATCGGCCAATAGTATCGTTGGCGATAACGAAAAGTCGGTTGTTGCAATTGTCGCTCATGCCAATGACCTTAGGTTAGCAGCCGCGGAAAGTGTTTTAATTGAAGCCATTGCCCCTTTGGTCGTTGCCTTACCGATTATTGCTTTTTTTGTATTTTACTTCATAAGAAAAAGTCTTAAACCGCTGGTGGCGTTATCAAATGCCTTAACCTCTAAAAATAGTAATGATTTAACTCAGATAGATATTAACAATGCACCCAAAGAGTTATCTCCGGTTATTAATCACCTTAATGAGTTATTGCGTCGCTTATCTCAAGCGTTTGTTCGTGAGCGTCAATTATCAGCCAATACCGCGCATGAGCTAAGAACGCCAGTGAGTGTCTTAAACATTAATCTACATAACGCCTTACAAGCTTTTAATCAAAGTAACTTGTCGAGAGAAAATATACAGGAGTTGCAGAGCAATACGGATCGCTTAGCGCATGTTATTGAACAAATTATTGCACTTCATAGATTTACCGAAGAAAACTTTAATGAACACCGAGTTGCTTGCGATGTTGAGCAAATATTGCAGCAAGTGATTGCTCAAAACTACAATGAAATTAGCGTAAAGAGTCAAACAATAGAGCTAAGTTGCAACGCTCAAGTGGTAATAGGGCATGAGTTTGCGTTGTCGACCATGTTTGAAAACATATTAAAAAATGCCATTAAATATACGCCAAACAAGGGGTCAATTTTTGTTTCTGTCGTTGAAAGTGATGCACACAATCACCCAGAGCTTAAAGATGTGTCGGGCAAGGTTGTCGAAATTTCATTTGAAGATTCTGGGGCTGGAGTTAGCCAACAAGATTTAGATAAACTTACAGAGCGATTTTATCGCGCCAAGCTAACTGAAGCTCAAAAAGGCTCTGGTTTGGGACTGTCCATCGTTAAACATATTGTTGAATTACACAAAGGCGTCCTTAAATTTGCTAAC from Psychrosphaera aestuarii encodes:
- a CDS encoding ATP-binding protein — encoded protein: MSIQRQLTLLILATVTLATFFAGLYGYKSSAQQLDNFFDKELQAYSSILLTQSAYQTDFISPANQTLQFQIWRGDRLIAKSANAPKQRLSNSTRGFDDVSVAGKRWRIYVDSSANSIVGDNEKSVVAIVAHANDLRLAAAESVLIEAIAPLVVALPIIAFFVFYFIRKSLKPLVALSNALTSKNSNDLTQIDINNAPKELSPVINHLNELLRRLSQAFVRERQLSANTAHELRTPVSVLNINLHNALQAFNQSNLSRENIQELQSNTDRLAHVIEQIIALHRFTEENFNEHRVACDVEQILQQVIAQNYNEISVKSQTIELSCNAQVVIGHEFALSTMFENILKNAIKYTPNKGSIFVSVVESDAHNHPELKDVSGKVVEISFEDSGAGVSQQDLDKLTERFYRAKLTEAQKGSGLGLSIVKHIVELHKGVLKFANSPLGGLKVTVLLEAKQGIE
- a CDS encoding DUF3081 family protein, which gives rise to MKNDLDLHMLLRVFDKIRTKGDAIDQGHQLEGIKAVSDFDGYTVVLSDVQCNLTLFFHNKYEFDYPTATAREQFEKRILYIDKHF
- a CDS encoding DUF3570 domain-containing protein, encoding MQLNKKNASQLLAIAAGALLGSNVQAADEPVVSESTWSFDTALMMYSETDRVSAVEGILSATKDYGDSRLLNLKLTVDSLTGASATGAVAQPYVQSFTRPSGKGNYEVQPGELPLDDTFRDTRVQFNGQWTQPLGSDYTGSVGGYFSKEYDYLSLGVNGSLARDFYNKNTTLSAGFSFAHDVLNPVGGVSNPLTPILPSAQSYMEDQGYRLNALGDEETKDTIDLLFGLTQVINRRMLVQLNYSYSSVDGYQNDPYKLVSQVDDSGIVQQNLYESRPDQRTKQSLFAQTKYHFEDSILDFSYRYMWDDWGISSNTFDVRYRVPVSTGYIEPHIRYYQQDAADFYQPFIYDSQALPDYVSADYRVGDLDGITVGLKYGFPLENGDELSFRLEFFQQTPNNPGVELPPELESLPMFEKVQAVVLQVNYSF
- a CDS encoding DUF4266 domain-containing protein, with translation MKNKLKLVSIVTLISLTTGCASLGVQPWERDLLAKKEMSLNSAPVDAALDDHIYFSKEASSGGRSFAGGGCGCN
- a CDS encoding response regulator translates to MRLLLVEDDAPLGSGLKQSFQHEGYAVDWVESGKHAVLAFTDCDLVVLDLGLPDMDGLQVLKEIRRKDANKPVLILTARDGIENKVSGLDLGADDYLAKPFEMEELLARVRVLGRRLNSMSSNTIEIAGVELDLHDHKVTVESKVISLSRREYMIAKALMENAGRILSKSQLETKLYEWGEEVSSNTIEVHIHNIRKKLPDGFINTVRGVGYIVRPS
- a CDS encoding TlpA family protein disulfide reductase, whose amino-acid sequence is MTGISKYLSIKITFITALSIMVLSTLTIGAALASPTNSSALDSAESQRTIQSNTQNSTQKSIQKNLQSGQAEQQLDTMLRENKGKVIYLDFWASWCVPCRKSFPWMNKVQADYANQSFTVISVNVDKDFDLAQRFLAEMPASFPVIYDPNGELASKYKLQGMPSSFLINRDGKFVRAHKGFFSKKIATYETEIEQLLGDQNR
- a CDS encoding FAD:protein FMN transferase, producing MNQRTLNIEHRADCIAVSFFSMASPCEVLFDSKDEELITQLAKWLTQETWRIEDKYSRYQTNNVMHQINNSNGHVVSIDAETARLLMFADACYQASDGMFDVTSGVLRKAWKFDGGKHIPSHEEVAKLLHLIGWQKVQFTQKQLALPAGMELDLGGIGKEYAVDSVAQGLIQRLTAQQQEVPFLVNFGGDIFASSPRSNGKAWVVAIDLKGLSNTEQKILSIEKGGLATSGDANRFLLKNGKRYTHILNPKSGWPIENAPRSITVAAATCIQAGMMCTIAMTCGDKAKEFLTENALTHWIYT